The genomic segment ATCGCCAACCCCAACACCTGCACACCTTTGGGCCCTTGCTCGGTATGAAAACGGTCCAACAAAGGCAGCTCATCCACACACGGAGGGCACCACGTCGCCCAAAAATTGATCAACACGGGGCGCCCTTGGAACTGTTGCATCGCCAGGTTCGTGTCTTGGGGCGTCTGCCATTGCTGCGCCCAAAAACCGGGCACCGGCTCCATCACGGACGACGCTGCTTGTTGGCGCCACGACAAACCCGCTCCGGCCACAGCCGCCACCCCGGCGACCGCACCCCACAAGACCCTCCGACGCCGAGCCGAAGGCGCTACTGCGACCGAATTTTCAGGAATTTGCATCATCCGACTCCAACAAGCGCTGAACTGCCGCCATATTGCCACGCCGGGCACGACCACGCCCATCGGGCTGGAGTGCGCCACGCACATCATCCAGGTCATTGACCAAGAGATGCACCCCCACGTGCTCGCCCAAGGGCAAGCACATGGCATGGATGCTCAGGGCATCGACCATCTCCCCTTGCAGCCCCGGCACTGAGCGCACCTCAAAGCGCACACCCTTGTCAATCAGCATGATCTCCGCCGATTTGGGATCATCACAAAACAACTGCAGATAAATATCGCTGTTACGGGTGGCTGTGCCCCGCCACACAGCACCTCCGAGATGCGGCCGGAACGACTCCAGCCGCTCCATCCATTGCACCGCCAGCTCGCGAAGGGCCCGCAACTCCTCGGGCTGGGTGTCCGCGCAGAAGATGGAGATGTACTCCTCGACAGCGGCCTCCACTTGGTCGTTGTCGGGCAAACCGGAACGGGGCGGCACCCCCAATTGCTTGACCGCACGGCGCTTGGCTGCACCGTACTCCAAGCCCTCTTCCACCACCATACGGGCGGCAGTGGCCGCTATTTCTTCTTTCAGATCGTCCATGGCGCCATTGTGCCCGCCATCGCAAAGCCTTACGCACCGCATATTTGCTATATTTTTGATAGCTGGATCCGCATATTCTGCTTGGGCCAAACGCCAAAAAACTCCAAAAATTCCGTATCAATTGCCAACCGTAGAATACGGGCCATGCATATTCATATCTTGGGCATTTGCGGCACCTTCATGGGTGGCTTGGCCGCGCTGGCGCGTGAAGCCGGCCACAAAGTAACCGGCTGCGATGCCGGCGTTTACCCCCCCATGAGCGACCAGCTCCGGGCCTTGGGCATCGAACTGATCGAAGGTTTCGGTGCTGTACAAATGGCCTTGCAGCCTGACATGTTCGTGATCGGCAACGTCGTCAGCCGCGCGCGGCTCGCTGACGGAACGCCCAAATTCCCGCTCATGGAAGCCATTC from the Rhodoferax potami genome contains:
- a CDS encoding TlpA family protein disulfide reductase, which codes for MQIPENSVAVAPSARRRRVLWGAVAGVAAVAGAGLSWRQQAASSVMEPVPGFWAQQWQTPQDTNLAMQQFQGRPVLINFWATWCPPCVDELPLLDRFHTEQGPKGVQVLGLAIDRKEAVVPFLQRVPLQFPVALAGLSGTDLGRALGNVTGGLPFSVLVASDGAVAQRKMGRVHAEDLVAWAAVK